The sequence below is a genomic window from Daphnia pulicaria isolate SC F1-1A chromosome 6, SC_F0-13Bv2, whole genome shotgun sequence.
acctcttctttatttttgatatttttacctccagttgttgtttttgttgttgtctgtaataataaaaagaagcgaAGGAACGCGCGTGCGGCggaggattttttttctcatccgcATCGCATCGCTTCTTTTTTCCAGGTGAAGTTCCACGCTCCCATTACAGACTTCATTAAAAATTATCTTTGgctagagaagaagaagaaggtcgtTTTCGGTTCACGACACTCTGCTTTTCTGACCGAGTTGCTCATATACAGTCAtccgtgaaagtttcttgaacaggcaaatggctctctatgttttaagtttaatttgacggaagggatactacggtgcctGCCGTACCCCCGGTTTTTtacgcctttttctctttttctttcatgggtaaaggaagagaagaatataaagaaaaagagaaaagggcgtAAAATAACgggggtacggtaggcaccgtagtatcccttccgtcaaattaaacttaaaacatagagagccatttgcctgttcaagaaactttcacggaTGACTGTATATGAAACTGTGTGGatcacatcatcatcacgcgGATGCGACGTTATTGGGCATCTAGCACGGCCAAAGTTGAGTAACGCTGTGACGTGATTGGTTCGCGAGTCAACAGCAAAGTTGTTGGCATTGTTGCTGAGCTGTCGGGACGTTATCGAAAACGCGCAATcagccaacaacaacgagacgaaaaaaatgttgtcgaGGCGTGACACGACTTTGACTCTTGCAAATGTCTGATTGTCTCCCGCGTCTTAATATTCGCCCGACACGTACGGAAATTCCtggaaacaaaaaccaacacaCACGCGGGACGCGGACTGTACAAGCAACACAGTCTCGCGGTTCTGTCTTCCCGACGGGGAGGCGGGATCGAAAAAGGGACGGGTCACCGGGAGTCCTTCACCTTGGCGAaataacgaacaaaaaaaaatcacccgagaaatttctttttcacgtcGTGTTTACGACaccttttatttatatttcttcCGCGctagactcttttttttttttttttctttcgtaaaaAACATTTGCATTTGTAGTTTtgtctaatttctttttattgtgtgtgtgtgtgcgctgctcaccttcttctttttctctttctaattTCACGATGACTTCCGTGCGCGCCCCCCTCGACTTTTACGTTTTACCTCAACCCGTTACGACCGCAAATCAGGTGCAAaccaacgaaaaagaaaagaaaaaacgagaaaaggagaaaaaattctTCATTCCCGAACTTCGTGATTCCCCTTCGGAGAAGAGCGTTTGAAGAAaccaacgaaagaaaaaagacaattgCGTTCAGATTTTTCTATGAATGTGCTGGGGGAGAGCGATGGGAAATCTGTCGTCATCGGAGAGCTGGAAAGTGATGTTGTACTACGCtatgcaaaaacaaaaaagagaaaagggagtGGATACTTGGATAGTCAAGTACAACACAAGATCAATGTTGACTATGACGCATagttctttgatttttttgagcGCGCGGGACTTTTGATTCGCACGGCGCATTGTCGATCGCCTTTCGTGTGATGACGAAAGAATTTGGTTGGGGGAAAAGGTTAGACATTATCGCATGACTGATGAGGCCGATATCCTTTGATTGCGCATAGAAtatagtttttcttctttccattcagTTTCTTGTGTGTGCGGTTTCTTGCGAGGCGGGACCCGAATTTGATAAGAATAGCTGAGACGAACCCTGTGAGAAATGTTGTTGCATTGCATTGATGGGTTATTccgctattattattattgcgctTGCTGACGATGCGACTAGGCAAATGTCCATAAATCAAACGGACTCTCTGGCACGCGGGTGATCATCATTGAGTCTTatacacgccaatgcccggccagtttgtttttttaacttcaCGCAGGACGCCGCCTTTTAACTGGAAACATCTGAccgcccccttttctttttcacccagaaaatgggggaaaaaaaagggccgacCTGAATATTATCTCCGCatcatcttctctctctccggttgttgttgttgttgttggccgcCCGGTCATCCTACCTAAATAGTTGTGCCGCACGAACTTTATcagatcttttctttttgttttgttttgctttgtgTCGGCTCATTTGTTTGTGCCTTATGACGTACGTAacttacgacttttacttgttttttggcctttttttcggCGCACTGGAGATCCCGTTATGATCAAACCCGTGCTCGTTTTCGTGTTGTACTCGGCTACACAATGCGTAACAGTCTCGGCCTTTGCAAACACacaggggagagagagagagttagtCGCGGATGATGATTtcagatttgtttgtttgtctgttgGTTGCGCCGGCCGGCCAGCCActcgagaaagaagaagaagatgacgtgGTCGTAATCTTATTTAATAATATTCACGAAAAAGCGCCTACTTGAATATGTAGAATAAGGGCCATTTTTCTCCagctcgctctctctctctctcctgttgGGGAGATGTAACCGATCCTCTACTACAATGCGGCCAACTCTCTCTTATCTATTGAATGCCCACCAATAATTTCGCCATGTTATGTGAGTCTGAAATTTTGTTCTTTGTGGGCCCCTTCGTTTATGCTAattctttcccccctctctctctcctcgaaTGTGAATGATGAAATCAACTTGAAATCAACGATCGGTCAGtcatttttcctccttttcaaTTGACCGCTCCGTCCCCCGTGCCGAGTAGGAGGACAAAAAAACACTTTAACGGGCGGGTTTTTTACTTTGGTTGAAACGGACAAAAAAGGCGCACGTGCGCACCGAaacattcacacacacacacacgtgtaTTAACTCGCCAGACCCGTCCGTCCGTGTGTGCGGATGGGtgcgcagacacacacacaagtaatAAATATAAGTGTGAGGGCCGGCGTGGGCGATCGAGACGTTGACGGATGAGGCTATGAGCGATCGCTGATTGGTTGATTGCCCCGAGAGTCCTTTATATCACGACTGTATAGGATCCGGCGATGACTGGAATTCATTAGTCAGTTTTATATGATCTGCTCttacccaccaccaccaccccccaTCGTGAATATTTTTGTGGCTTTTTTCCgcttcttttgcctttttgaCTGATGATTGTCCTATTTCGATTTCAGGCCTGGCGAATTGAACCGACTCAGCGCCGATGGATCAATTCTCTTGAAAAATGGCGGAGGAGGAGCTGGCGGCTACGGCACGGCCGGATTCCTGCACCACCAGACGTCTCCGGCGTTCCAGAATCACCACCAGCAGCCGCAGCaatcgcagcagcagccgcaatcGCATAATTTGGCGGCAGTGGGTCAACATCCGTCACAACTCCACGTCCAGTCATCGCAGCAAACGGCGGCAGCGTTGATGATGAACGGCAAATCGCCGTCACGCGACCTGGGCGGCGGATCCACTCCCGTCCTGAAAATGACGGCCGCCCACAACAGCGCCGCTGCCTCCACCACTCAGGTAATAAAGGCCGTCGTATAACTTTTTGACTGCCCTGTGTGTCTAGGCCGTTGTAAATTCATTATTCAACGGCTCATTTTCCGAAACGACCTTTTCAAAAAACACCAAAACCCAAAATTTGTACAATTTcgccaaaagaaacaaaaggaagtagaagaagaagcagccaAGGCGCTGGTCGTAACGAGCAGACAATCATCTCTTTTGGCCGGGGCCGTGTAGTCTTAATTAggcatgaaggaaaaggaaaacagcAATGATATAAAAATGCAAACGGCAAATTTGTCAGCACTTTCTAAtagaaaattcttcttctaaaaaacatttttctcgtATTCCATTTTCCACGAGGTCCTTACCTTTCGCCAACCCCCCCGTCACAAAATCGCTAATTGGTTAGGTTTTCTGTGTGTTTTCGTGACCGAAATTCTTCCCGCCGACCCCGATGTCGTTAAAGAGGCGTGATAAAAAGCTTCCGATTCCATTCAGCTGTCGTTTTCTCGTAGTGAGaatctccttttcttcttcttcttcttcgtctttccTTTCTCTTATAGACTCGGATGATCTCtgcgcctctctctctctctctctacgctTCCGCCAATTGAAATTGCCGCCGGAATCGGCACACCTTGGGGAGTCTGAAATTCACAGTAACACAATTTCCAGCCACCCATCGCGTCGATCCATCtgtcgtttgttttgtttcttttttttttctttttttctacttgaCGTCATGATCCACTCGACGTAGATGATTCCGGTTGTCGGTCGAGGAGCCAACATGATTCGGATGATTCCGGCGGACGACTCCCCGAGTCACGATTCCACTGAATCTCGTCGAGATTTAATAATCGTCGAGtcatttttctgtgtgtgtgaaggGGGAATataatttctttgatttcatttccaatGTGCGGTagctcgttttcttttgttacttGTAACCGGTTGTCTGAGACTGGGCTTCTATACGCGTCTCTATCAATTGTTTCACGGTTAGTCAAACGGCTTCATTTTGGGCCAGGCTGCGATGGCAATCGTCGCTTTCTTTCTCGTTTCTCGTTTCTCTATTTCCCCTCCACCACCATCAGTCAGCTCGCGTTTGTCCCTCAAACGATATTTTTTTACACCTCGTCGAATGCCCGTCTCTCCTAATGGAATGCCGGATCAACTTGACGACCACCTAGTTTGAGTCAAACGAGGTATAAGTTTCCAGGCTGGAAATAGAAATAGAACGTCATCTGTTTCCCAACGAAACGGGAAAATGATTGCTTCATCCTTGTCCCCTATCCGTTTTTtcgattcaatttttaaatcatcatctgaaaagaaaagttatccaacaaaaaattgttcgtgccatcacctttttttttttttttttaccccgtTTGCTCAATTCTGGGCTCACGCTTTCcttgttatttttctccttCGTCCCGTTTTCGAATAAATGCGAAGCGCCATTtagtctcatcattttttggcgctggcacaaaaggaaaaatggaaattccctttcgcccaccgaaaagaaaaagagcattTCAATTTGAGGAGAGACGCTCGCTCGTCTTTGTGATGATGTCggcgtgatgatgatgatgatgatgatgacaacCGGCATCGCgcatcttctttctcttcatattttctctctctctctccttctctttttatttttggtccTTTATAACACACACGTAACATCACGTTTGATGTATAACATTGAGCTGCGAGAAGATGTTGTTGTACATAGGCCGGCCGCTCATTTTTCGACCCATCACCCCCGCTGAGTCGCCAGCATCCAGCCGagcctttttcatttctattcgGCCgggctgtttttttgtttaaaaattttatttcgacaactttgttgttgttgttgcatcttCGTGTTATCGACGCATTccacgaaacaaaacaaccagaattcatttctaatttatttttatatttatttttttcccatttctttttttgtgaatttgtTTCCTTACCCCCCTCTGGTCTCTTTGGCTGGAAAACGCGACGGACGACACGGACAATTTGATTGAAACGGTTGCGTGATGACTTTGCTGTCTCTCCCTCCTGCTGCGCGGAATTCGCTGGACATGACTCTACGCGCACAGGCTTTCCGGAATAattccggccgactcgactgCGGTGCGGGCTCGTCCAGCCACAACAACATCAGCGGCATCGGCGGTGGCGGTATGATGGGCGCAGGAGGAGTTCCATCCATCATGAGCGCGTCGGCGGCCGTCCGTTCCGTGTCTCGTGAACGACTCGTCCAGAGCCAAATCGTCTGCCTGGCCAcgtccaacaacagcaacagcaacaacaacaacaatacgaGTAGCAGTAGTCGGGACTTGATGGCCCGTGACGCCCGTGACGCATGGGACTACTACGGTCCTCCTCCCACGGCCCAGCAGGGTAACAACGCGGGACTTTCGGGCTCCTCCTCTCCGTCGGTTGTTGGAGCCTCGCCCAAAATGTTGAGCGGCTTGGCTAATGGCGCCAATCCGGCCTACGCCACACGTCCGGCTGTAGCGCCGGGCGGCCCGGCTTCCATCATCGGCAATCTGCGGCAATCGCAGCAGTCGCCGGCATCGGCTGGTGgcccgcaacaacaacaacaacaccagcaaGCGTTCCAGCAACCGCGGGCTAGCAGCGGTCTGAGCGCCATGGCCGGCTCTGCGGCCATTGTCGGAGGTCTGCGTGACCCGCGTGACCGATATTCGCtcctctcgtcgtcgtcggccacTTCTCCGTCCTCGTCCAAAGTGCTGGACAATGGCAACAACTCGCTCATTCACGCCTCTTCGCCGCAGAGATTGTACAGTCCGGTTGGCCAGTGCCACcctcagcaacaacaacaacaacaacgaaatcAGTCCCAGCAAATGGGtggccagcagcagttgcttcaccaccagcagcaacaacaacaacaacactcgTCGCAACAATTGCAGCAAAGTGCAGCCATGACACCACAGGGCCAGCAACACCAACAGCAatcccagcagcaacaacagcaacaacaacaaccccaacaGCAACAGATGATCCATCATTTGCAGTATCCTTATTACAATGCCAAGTTGGAAAGTCTGACCCATCGGATGCCCAATCTGAGTTTCGAAGGTCTGGGTCAACAACAGCCAACGGCAGCGACGGGAGCCGCTgtggtcagcagcagcagtcgggtGCTGCAGAGTGAGCCACCTCCTCTTTCGCCCGCTGTGACTTGTTCCCCTTCTTTTTCatccaccacctcctcctcctcgtcgtcttcatcttcttcttcttccacctcCTCTTGcatcccaacaacaacaaccccggCGGGCtcttcagcagcagcggcagcagcagcaacaggttCACAGCCATCGGCTCCTTGTCCTGGCAGTGCTGGACCATCGCCAGACACTGGCAGCAAACACGAGCCTTCGCTCCTCTTTCTGTCGGCCGCGGGGCATTCCGAATCGTCGGCGGCCAGCGATCAATCCGTCAACGCCAGACCAGCAACGGGCACAGCCACCACCAGTCCGTTGCTGTTGCCACCAGCGCTGCCAGCGAGTCCATCCAGTCCATcgggccagcagcagaccAGTTCTTCGGCGGAGGTCAACGCTGTCGGTTGCAACGCGGAAACGGGCGGATCGGAGAGCGTCGCCGATGTCGCCGCTAATCAACAGCTCCTGGATTCGATTTCTTCTATGGACGAAAGCCTTTCGACCGGGACAAAGTCGTCGCTGAGGACCAGCAGTCCGTCGGTGGTGCTCAAGACGACACTGGCCCTTTCTGGCCGccatcacaacaacaacaacaacaaggattTACTCAGTGCCGAAGCCAGTGGCTACCTGTTCCGACTGGCCGACCCGTCCATGATGCTGGTCCGACCCGATTCGTCGCCGCTCTCTCCATCGGCCACGACTCCGGTCGCCGCCGACCAAGACGAGACGgccggcggtggtggtggatcgAATTCTTCCACTTCGTCGCGGCTCATGGCCTCGGGCGTTTCCAATGTGTCGGACCTGCTGGTGGGAGGAGGTGCCGGTATGTCGCCCGAATCGGTCACCGATTGCGGATCGCTCTCAAAAAGCTCGTCGGACGGCGATCCGGTTGGCGTGGTGAGCCGGAAGCGTCCGCCGACCAAACTGAAATCCCGCCGCCGCAACATCCTCAGCTTCCCGCACCACATCAGCGTCGACGAGCTGCGTCTATTGCAggtaagaaatcaaaaaaattgcgttGGCCggccggacggacggacggtgATCAGTTTAACCTTtcacttcatcatcatcatcaagttGAGAGGCCGCAAACTTCGTAGCAGCGCAGGTTTTCTTTCATCCAATGGATCATGTGTGCGCCCAGTCAGGCTGGTCTGATCagagagcacacacacaagtctcgTAATCATATTCAAATCATCGTAATCAAGCCtgggaatagagagagagagtgatgaATGTGCAGCTGCAttgccatctctctctctcccctacgttctttttttttatttttcgcctaAAGTCTTTTGTAAAAGCTCACGAATTTATTATACCAAGCGCACACACACCTTTGCCCAAATTATTCAGTAGCCTCTGGTCAGAACCTGTGATTTGATGGCGCGCACGTATTTATCTTCctggaataagaaaaaggcgtCCAGCGTTTTCTATTTTCgaaagataaaagaagaaaaatcaaaaggggAAGATCATTGAgagaactaaaaataaaatcagaagcGAGGGGCGAATTTACAATCACGTGCAACCCAAAATTGTTGTCCTTTCATTTAAGGAATAAGGAAAGGAAAGAGGCTCGAGGGCCTTAAACAGAATTTGGCACCAACTTCTATCTTCTTGGTTGGGAAAGATGGTCGGTCGTTCGTTTTCTTAATTAgtgtcttttgtttcttcttttggttggAATAGCGTCGCAAGGAGTCGATGTACGGCGGTTCGTCGTCGGACGAGAACCGATCTTCGGGTCACGCCAGCATGTCGGATGGACACACGAGTTCGTCGCCACCTGCCGAGACCCTGCCCAGGCACACGCACTACCGCACCTGCCTCAACGCCGTACCTGAAGATGACAAGTaagattcttttttcctccacCCTCCCAAACACGGCGGTGGCTCATTTTTCCATGAAAAAGTCATCGATTGaccccaaaaaacaacataCAACAGCGAAACGAATTTCtgattgcttttcttttctctccctctctatttATGTACCTGTCCCAATAGGATGTCGGCCAACTGTGTCACGCCGCAGCAGAGTCACCCGCCCAagaccaacaacaaccggaCAAGAGTGGTGACCGGAAAGGCCGTGTCGCGACATCGTGGTCTAGCCGGAGTCAAggtacgtcgtcgtcgtcgttgctgGCCCATGATGGATGGCTGACGTGCACCGAATTATCTAGTCaatctttgatttgattaacaactggtttttctttttcgataattataaaATTGTTTGACGTGCACAGGACGATCTGTCATCGCAGTTGGAGCACGCCACCGGATTGGAGGACATCAAAATGGCCATCGAGCAGCTGACGCTCCGCTCGCACGGCTCGCGCACTTCCTACTCGACGTCGACCTACTCGAGTTTGAGCGGGAGCGAAGGCGGAGCCGAGCCGATGCGTCGGCTCATCCGTCACTCGTCGCTCGAGACCATCAACACCAATGTGACGGTGGCCGATGAATTCGTCTGGGTCGATTCCTACAATCGGCTGGTCGAGCTCCAGCAGCTGCCCTGGTCCAATCACGACGTCCTTCGCGTCATTCAGAACGGGCGCATCAAGGAACACCTGGAACGCGTTTCCATGGAGACGGTGCCCCGACTTTCCTACTTGCTCCAACGGGCCTTGGTTCGCATCGCCAGGGAGACGCAAAGACTAGGCCGGCCGCTGGCCATGTGCTCCAAGCAGGAAGTTTGCTCGGCACTTCGCATCGTCCTCTCGCCGGCCCTGGCCGATAGCTGCATCAAAGTAAGTAGAtacaatcaatttttaaaaatagccaaacgtcaaatcaaatcaacattttatttttgtgttcttTCTCATCTCCAGGCGTGTTTGCGTGCAGCCGCCATGTTCACCGTTTCGGGCGATATGGTCCGTCAGAGTAAATCAGCCAGAGCGGCACTCCAGCTGTCTGTGGGCCGATTCCATCGCTGGATGTGTGACGTCCGTTTGGGGAAATTCATTCACGAGTATGTCTTTTTCCAtctcttttttcctatttttgtaCGAGTGACGGTAACGAGACTGGTAAACATCTGCTCATCATCATTACTTTATAAACAGTTACGCCGCTGTTTACCTGGCCGCTGGCCTGGAGAATTTGCTGGAAGAGATCATGATGCAATGCATGCCATCCGATCAGGAAACCCTGCTGACGGCCTCCGTCCTGGAAAACGCCATCGCCAACAACGGCGATCTGTGGGGTCTGCTCCAGCCCTACGCTCATCTCAACGCCGGAAGGACTGCAACGGGTACTTATTGGCTTATTggccacttttatttttattatttttcttttgttttttaagactttgAAACCAatcatttcccattttttttttattatgttgtTAGGCGCCCTGTCGCTCCCGAGGTGGCCGTCTCAATCCGGGTTGGATAGCGGACTCCGTGGCTCCGGATCGTCTGTCTCTTCCAACGGCGACGACCACAGCCGTTCGGCCAAAACGCTGGAACAGAGTTTACTGACGACTTGCGTCGGGACCATCAACGAGCTGCACGAATTGCTCCAGCGGGTGACTCAGTTCCACTTCCGTCACAGCGCTCCGTGCCCGGGAGCCACACCCAACGGAGGAGCCAAACAGGCTCTCACCTGGGCATCGTCCGCTCTCCACGCACTTTTCTACTTTATGCGATGCTCTCAGGTGAGAAAAAATGGACCACAAACGTCGTCTTATTTATTGgattccggtttttttttggtttcccccccccccccccctaccgaAAATCAAGTCGACTTGATTTGcataattgatttttatctttGGGTCGAAAAACAGTTGGAACATGCAGAGCACGCACAGAGAGCTCCCATCCAGGAATTGGTGTACGAACGACCTTATATCGTGCTGCCGCCACTGATCGAATGGGTTCGGGTGGCCAGCGCTCATTCGGAGCATCGCCATTCCTCCGTACTGGATAAAGACGATGTGGCCCAAGCCGCCAGACTTCTTCTGCCCGGAGTAGATTGCCCAATCCGAGCTTACGGGTACGAATTGCCGCCTTCCTATATATAATTCCTATAATTCCGTGCTGGGGCGATATCATCTCATTCTTCCGTCTAAATTCCCCCCTCTCCATTGTTTGTTGCGCAATAAatgggcgaaacaaaaaacaggttCGAGGAGATACTCTGCCCGCGACGCCACATGGATGACCTGGAATGCTCACGCAAGCTGAAAATTGATTTGGCATTCAAGATGCTTAGCTCGGCTCGCAGTGACCTCATTCCGCACGCCCTGCAATTACTCCCGTCCACCAAGGTAAAATTAGATCGTCAGATCGAATCGAACGAGTGGATCTATTCTCTAATCTAAAATTCCCGTCCCAACAGATTAACACGGTCAGCGAAAACGGACTGACGCCTATGATGCTGGCCGCCATCCGCGGAGACGAGACTTTGGCCAAAGTTCTTCTGGATGCCGGCGCCGACGTGGACGCCGAAACGCCAACCATCGCTGGCGCCCAAACCCATCCGGGGGCTTACCCCAACCCCGAGACCCAACACTGGACGGCGTTGACCTACACGGCCATTCAGGGTCAATTGAACATTGCCAAATTGCTCCTGGAAAGAGGAG
It includes:
- the LOC124344078 gene encoding uncharacterized protein LOC124344078 isoform X1 codes for the protein MLRKSASQRTAREARQTNQKLSRQIENVFSYRLQDAFQRGLGYDSTSSSTNATDWPGELNRLSADGSILLKNGGGGAGGYGTAGFLHHQTSPAFQNHHQQPQQSQQQPQSHNLAAVGQHPSQLHVQSSQQTAAALMMNGKSPSRDLGGGSTPVLKMTAAHNSAAASTTQAFRNNSGRLDCGAGSSSHNNISGIGGGGMMGAGGVPSIMSASAAVRSVSRERLVQSQIVCLATSNNSNSNNNNNTSSSSRDLMARDARDAWDYYGPPPTAQQGNNAGLSGSSSPSVVGASPKMLSGLANGANPAYATRPAVAPGGPASIIGNLRQSQQSPASAGGPQQQQQHQQAFQQPRASSGLSAMAGSAAIVGGLRDPRDRYSLLSSSSATSPSSSKVLDNGNNSLIHASSPQRLYSPVGQCHPQQQQQQQRNQSQQMGGQQQLLHHQQQQQQQHSSQQLQQSAAMTPQGQQHQQQSQQQQQQQQQPQQQQMIHHLQYPYYNAKLESLTHRMPNLSFEGLGQQQPTAATGAAVVSSSSRVLQSEPPPLSPAVTCSPSFSSTTSSSSSSSSSSSSTSSCIPTTTTPAGSSAAAAAAATGSQPSAPCPGSAGPSPDTGSKHEPSLLFLSAAGHSESSAASDQSVNARPATGTATTSPLLLPPALPASPSSPSGQQQTSSSAEVNAVGCNAETGGSESVADVAANQQLLDSISSMDESLSTGTKSSLRTSSPSVVLKTTLALSGRHHNNNNNKDLLSAEASGYLFRLADPSMMLVRPDSSPLSPSATTPVAADQDETAGGGGGSNSSTSSRLMASGVSNVSDLLVGGGAGMSPESVTDCGSLSKSSSDGDPVGVVSRKRPPTKLKSRRRNILSFPHHISVDELRLLQRRKESMYGGSSSDENRSSGHASMSDGHTSSSPPAETLPRHTHYRTCLNAVPEDDKMSANCVTPQQSHPPKTNNNRTRVVTGKAVSRHRGLAGVKDDLSSQLEHATGLEDIKMAIEQLTLRSHGSRTSYSTSTYSSLSGSEGGAEPMRRLIRHSSLETINTNVTVADEFVWVDSYNRLVELQQLPWSNHDVLRVIQNGRIKEHLERVSMETVPRLSYLLQRALVRIARETQRLGRPLAMCSKQEVCSALRIVLSPALADSCIKACLRAAAMFTVSGDMVRQSKSARAALQLSVGRFHRWMCDVRLGKFIHDYAAVYLAAGLENLLEEIMMQCMPSDQETLLTASVLENAIANNGDLWGLLQPYAHLNAGRTATGALSLPRWPSQSGLDSGLRGSGSSVSSNGDDHSRSAKTLEQSLLTTCVGTINELHELLQRVTQFHFRHSAPCPGATPNGGAKQALTWASSALHALFYFMRCSQLEHAEHAQRAPIQELVYERPYIVLPPLIEWVRVASAHSEHRHSSVLDKDDVAQAARLLLPGVDCPIRAYGFEEILCPRRHMDDLECSRKLKIDLAFKMLSSARSDLIPHALQLLPSTKINTVSENGLTPMMLAAIRGDETLAKVLLDAGADVDAETPTIAGAQTHPGAYPNPETQHWTALTYTAIQGQLNIAKLLLERGANVEGGARLSEDKCTETPLQVAVGSGNLEMISLLLSHGARPFLSTLVRDTLCYSSSAQKGCYSAIAVAAAHGQRAVLHKLLSHPVNGNSNAEVLSLEEILAEGASHLTSDRRPARSQASGSSSSSDSSRSANNNASGNDNKLQVVKLNKGQIKALQEAMYHSAENAHLDITLDLRNLGVPWTLHCWMHTLATAHEHSLENVIDQLLQDFLQVWGPDDYSTQFVDECLPIIFNIFRYSKNEGTTLLLADIFATCYGRENIKEIRDTSLCGGPRIDPKFVNNPELSDVQFRVEGRVFYAHKLILITASPRFKSMLNSKFCEGNPPIIQINDIRYDIFQMVMHYLYKGGCENLDVNQNDVLELMAAANFFQLDGLLRFCESRCSTLVDLDNIVSMYIHAKVYNAVQLLEYCQGFLLQNMVALLTYDDSVRRLIFGKKLHNHDVLAGLLLTLQARIKSRSQHKNK